In Liquorilactobacillus hordei DSM 19519, the following proteins share a genomic window:
- a CDS encoding prepilin-type N-terminal cleavage/methylation domain-containing protein, giving the protein MNKQNSKGFTLIEVMIVLSIAAFMLLISIHPIQNKYNEIAEEIFWKKFDESWTRIVTIVPKSGQKGNVYFYNDKVIFVINNKERKYLNYPHGLHLYRYQHIQISTSGRVGADTVVFNSDVTKTKYIITFQLAWGDYRIKKEQN; this is encoded by the coding sequence ATGAATAAACAAAATAGCAAAGGTTTTACATTAATAGAAGTTATGATTGTGTTAAGTATTGCAGCTTTCATGTTGTTAATTTCAATTCATCCTATTCAAAATAAATATAATGAGATAGCAGAGGAAATCTTTTGGAAAAAATTTGATGAATCATGGACAAGGATAGTTACAATTGTTCCTAAGAGTGGGCAAAAGGGCAATGTGTACTTTTATAATGATAAGGTAATTTTCGTGATTAACAATAAGGAAAGGAAGTATCTGAATTATCCCCACGGGTTACATTTGTATAGATATCAACATATCCAAATTTCGACAAGTGGACGAGTGGGAGCAGATACTGTTGTTTTCAATTCTGATGTGACAAAAACAAAGTATATTATTACTTTCCAACTTGCATGGGGGGATTATCGTATTAAAAAAGAGCAGAACTAG
- the comGC gene encoding competence type IV pilus major pilin ComGC has protein sequence MEKRKKNMSGFTLIEMSIVIFIIGILLLLIMPKLGAQKSNAQKIGGEAFNEVVQTQADLYKSDTGESAVSLDQLYAKNYLNKKQFEKAKNEKIVIDSNE, from the coding sequence ATGGAAAAAAGAAAGAAAAATATGTCTGGTTTTACTTTAATAGAAATGTCAATTGTGATTTTCATAATAGGAATTTTATTATTACTAATAATGCCAAAATTGGGAGCACAAAAAAGTAATGCACAGAAAATTGGAGGTGAAGCATTTAATGAGGTTGTTCAAACACAAGCTGATTTGTATAAAAGTGATACCGGTGAATCGGCAGTATCATTAGATCAACTATATGCGAAAAATTATCTGAATAAGAAACAATTTGAAAAAGCAAAAAATGAAAAAATTGTAATTGATTCTAATGAATAA
- a CDS encoding type II secretion system F family protein — protein MLNACKKKVLQKILLKNSRRANKISWSIKQQTLFFKTLGDLIYSGFSLRQSLNDIKIFFPNQRNICKKIQKEIEMGNTFCSGLEGLINHDTYNQLFIAEKFGFLPRSLKEIGLLWEKREEQRRKLVGVLLYPVMLLIMLAGLSIAIHFLWQPQMKELGINTTAGNKYSIWGLFVIGFFLLIISYELWGYTRLSTLKRRQKLCRLPLVGTLFKEYYAYYITFNLAILLKEGMNIKEIYLFLKKFEKNTFLYEVGNELGDNLKKGNDIHKFIAKYDFLPSEISLFLQKGKVLSLVGEEFFFFSEIIYKRLVIQINRLIEMIQPILFVIIAILIVITYLKMLTPIYSNLGGG, from the coding sequence TTGCTGAATGCATGCAAGAAAAAAGTATTACAGAAGATACTTTTGAAAAATTCAAGGAGGGCTAACAAGATTAGTTGGTCGATAAAACAGCAAACATTATTTTTTAAAACGTTGGGTGATTTAATTTATTCTGGTTTTTCACTAAGGCAATCACTTAATGATATAAAGATTTTCTTCCCAAATCAAAGGAACATTTGTAAAAAAATACAAAAAGAAATCGAAATGGGTAATACTTTTTGTTCTGGATTAGAGGGGCTGATTAACCATGACACATATAATCAACTTTTTATAGCAGAAAAATTTGGATTTCTTCCAAGAAGCTTAAAAGAAATTGGATTGTTATGGGAAAAAAGAGAGGAGCAAAGAAGAAAATTAGTAGGTGTTTTATTATATCCAGTGATGTTATTGATAATGTTAGCAGGATTGAGTATTGCAATACATTTTTTATGGCAACCACAAATGAAAGAATTAGGTATAAACACTACAGCAGGTAATAAATATAGTATATGGGGACTGTTTGTAATAGGATTTTTTTTATTAATCATTTCCTATGAGTTATGGGGATATACAAGATTATCAACTTTGAAAAGAAGACAGAAATTATGTAGGTTACCACTAGTTGGAACCTTATTTAAAGAATACTATGCATATTACATTACCTTTAACTTAGCAATTTTATTAAAAGAAGGGATGAATATTAAAGAAATTTATTTGTTTCTAAAAAAATTCGAGAAGAATACTTTTTTATATGAAGTTGGTAATGAGTTAGGTGATAATTTAAAAAAGGGTAATGATATTCATAAATTCATTGCTAAGTACGATTTTTTACCTTCAGAAATTAGTTTATTTTTACAAAAAGGAAAAGTATTGAGTCTTGTTGGGGAAGAATTTTTTTTCTTTTCTGAAATAATTTATAAGAGATTGGTAATTCAAATTAATCGATTAATAGAAATGATACAGCCAATTCTATTTGTCATTATTGCAATATTGATAGTTATTACGTATTTAAAAATGTTAACGCCAATTTATAGTAATTTAGGTGGAGGTTAA
- the comGA gene encoding competence type IV pilus ATPase ComGA has protein sequence MNEVVQEMFEAAIKKYASDISLHPKGDMYEIRLTIMGINQLYQVIDFEKGQQIINNLKFRSSMSLSEHRRPQTGAMTIRDGVYSRMASVGDFLGREAVVIRLIYQRASDLNEYFFEEQLNLILSKAQNKGLILFSGPVGSGKTSTMYQIARKMGQRVMTIEDPVEIFEPKFLQLQVNNMAQMDYSSLIKATLRHRFDVLIVGEIRDEETARNTVKAALGGQLVLSTVHALNATGVVNRMLAFGIKNVDLRQTLRLINYQRLIPTTKEGRSKVLFEQLTNEQLESEETTHAKISHDWSERLAECMQEKSITEDTFEKFKEG, from the coding sequence TTGAATGAAGTAGTGCAAGAAATGTTTGAAGCTGCAATAAAGAAATATGCGAGTGATATTTCTTTGCATCCAAAAGGTGATATGTATGAAATTAGACTAACGATAATGGGAATAAATCAACTATATCAAGTAATTGACTTTGAAAAAGGACAGCAAATAATTAATAATCTTAAATTTCGATCTAGTATGTCTTTAAGCGAGCACAGAAGACCACAGACTGGCGCAATGACGATTCGTGATGGTGTTTACAGTCGGATGGCAAGTGTCGGTGATTTTTTAGGAAGAGAGGCAGTTGTTATTAGACTGATATATCAAAGAGCGAGCGACTTGAATGAATATTTTTTCGAAGAACAGTTGAATTTGATTTTAAGTAAGGCACAAAATAAAGGACTAATTTTATTTTCTGGACCTGTAGGATCAGGAAAGACATCAACAATGTATCAAATTGCTCGAAAAATGGGTCAACGAGTTATGACCATCGAAGATCCGGTTGAAATTTTTGAACCAAAGTTTCTTCAGTTACAAGTAAATAATATGGCACAGATGGATTATTCATCGTTGATAAAAGCAACACTCAGGCATAGATTTGATGTGCTGATAGTTGGAGAAATTCGTGACGAAGAAACAGCAAGAAATACCGTGAAAGCTGCTTTGGGAGGGCAATTAGTTTTAAGTACTGTTCATGCTTTGAATGCTACAGGAGTTGTGAATAGAATGCTAGCTTTTGGAATTAAAAATGTAGATTTGAGACAAACCCTTAGACTAATTAATTATCAAAGACTGATTCCAACTACGAAAGAAGGAAGAAGCAAGGTGTTATTTGAACAATTAACAAATGAACAGTTAGAAAGTGAAGAAACTACGCATGCCAAAATATCACATGATTGGAGTGAACGACTTGCTGAATGCATGCAAGAAAAAAGTATTACAGAAGATACTTTTGAAAAATTCAAGGAGGGCTAA
- the rbsK gene encoding ribokinase, producing the protein MKKITILGSINVDVILKIARLPKPGETMKMKSLATAGGGKGANQAIAAVRSGAATTFIGKVGNDGYGKKMLTLLKKDSIDTTNVVVKKDGQTGQAYILLQDSGQNSIIINGGTNLEITAADVINAQDSIKNADFIIAQFEVKLERIMEAFSIAHKNKVTTILNPAPAQSVADDLLKITDLIIPNEIEAQMLTGIKITDKDTAAAAAKILREKGTRNVIITLGSKGAYYLTEDDEGLIPALKVKAIDTTAAGDTFIGALCSQLENNLANIKEAIEYATKASAITVQTLGAISSIPTRKQINN; encoded by the coding sequence ATGAAGAAAATCACAATTCTTGGAAGTATTAATGTTGATGTTATTTTGAAGATTGCTCGTTTACCTAAACCCGGAGAAACAATGAAAATGAAGTCACTTGCAACGGCAGGTGGTGGAAAGGGTGCAAATCAGGCAATTGCTGCAGTAAGAAGTGGTGCAGCAACAACATTTATTGGCAAAGTAGGTAATGATGGTTATGGAAAGAAAATGTTAACACTGCTGAAAAAAGATAGTATTGATACGACGAATGTAGTGGTAAAAAAAGATGGTCAAACTGGTCAAGCATACATTTTACTGCAAGATTCTGGACAAAACAGTATCATCATAAATGGAGGTACTAACCTTGAGATAACTGCTGCTGATGTGATAAATGCACAAGATAGCATCAAAAATGCGGATTTTATAATTGCCCAATTTGAAGTTAAACTTGAGCGAATAATGGAAGCTTTCAGTATTGCACATAAGAACAAAGTAACAACAATTCTAAACCCAGCACCTGCTCAAAGCGTTGCAGATGATTTGTTGAAAATTACAGATTTGATTATTCCTAATGAGATTGAAGCACAGATGCTAACGGGAATTAAAATTACAGATAAAGATACAGCCGCTGCTGCCGCTAAAATTTTGCGTGAGAAAGGTACTAGAAATGTTATTATTACGCTTGGAAGTAAAGGGGCCTACTATTTAACTGAAGATGATGAAGGCCTTATCCCAGCATTAAAGGTAAAAGCAATTGATACAACTGCCGCTGGTGATACATTTATAGGGGCTTTATGTTCACAGCTAGAAAATAATTTGGCAAATATTAAGGAGGCTATTGAGTACGCTACGAAGGCCTCAGCAATTACAGTCCAAACACTAGGAGCAATTTCTTCAATTCCAACAAGAAAACAAATTAATAATTAG
- a CDS encoding YebC/PmpR family DNA-binding transcriptional regulator, with product MSGHSKWNNIQGRKNAQDAKRGKIFQKLSREIYMAAKSGGPDPDSNPQLRLMVDKARAANMPKDNIKRAIDKSTGADGANYEEITYEGYGPAGIAILVHTLTDNRNRTASAVRADFTRNGGNLGESGSVSFMFDRRGYIAIDREDLDVDEDQMFEDVINAGAEDLQTSEDVFEIYTDPKDFAEVRDELQKKYELDTAELTMVPQNYVPVPEDKVEQLERLIDRLEDEDDVSEVYHSGEFPED from the coding sequence ATGTCAGGACATTCTAAATGGAATAACATCCAAGGCCGAAAAAATGCCCAAGATGCTAAACGTGGAAAAATTTTTCAAAAGCTATCACGAGAAATCTATATGGCGGCAAAGAGTGGTGGTCCTGACCCAGATTCTAATCCACAATTACGTTTAATGGTTGATAAGGCACGCGCTGCGAATATGCCAAAAGATAATATCAAACGTGCGATTGATAAGTCGACTGGTGCAGATGGTGCAAATTATGAAGAGATTACTTATGAGGGATATGGCCCAGCTGGAATTGCTATCTTGGTCCATACATTGACTGATAATCGTAATAGAACAGCTTCAGCGGTTCGTGCTGATTTCACAAGAAATGGCGGGAATTTAGGTGAATCTGGATCAGTGAGTTTTATGTTTGATCGTCGAGGCTACATTGCCATTGATCGCGAGGATTTAGATGTTGATGAAGATCAGATGTTTGAGGATGTAATCAACGCAGGGGCAGAAGATTTACAGACATCAGAGGATGTTTTTGAGATATATACAGATCCAAAAGATTTTGCAGAAGTTCGAGATGAGCTTCAAAAGAAGTATGAGTTAGATACTGCAGAGCTAACGATGGTACCACAAAATTATGTGCCAGTTCCAGAAGATAAGGTTGAACAATTAGAGCGTTTAATTGATCGACTTGAAGATGAAGATGATGTTTCAGAAGTTTATCATTCAGGTGAATTTCCTGAAGACTAG
- a CDS encoding VanZ family protein — protein sequence MKRNFKLSANTFLLLALLVMLILFISSSMTYKQQTSVPFLEKYLSAEPLKNTLSGISFNYATEKISIAEVGYFKFVEFFMRKGAHFFFYCLMGTFFYLGLKKRLGSIWLTIGIAFLSTVGYAALDEIHEMITGGRTPLFQDVILDGAGALVGILFVGIYFGRKIK from the coding sequence TTGAAGCGAAATTTTAAACTAAGTGCTAATACTTTTTTGTTATTGGCATTGCTTGTAATGTTAATTTTGTTTATTAGTTCTTCCATGACCTATAAACAGCAGACTTCCGTTCCTTTTTTGGAGAAATATCTGAGTGCAGAACCTTTAAAAAATACTCTAAGTGGTATCTCATTTAATTATGCTACTGAAAAAATTAGTATAGCTGAGGTTGGTTATTTTAAATTTGTAGAGTTTTTTATGAGAAAAGGTGCTCACTTTTTCTTTTACTGCTTGATGGGAACATTCTTTTATCTAGGTCTTAAAAAACGCTTAGGAAGCATTTGGTTGACAATTGGGATTGCATTTCTTTCTACGGTTGGTTATGCAGCACTTGATGAGATTCATGAGATGATTACAGGTGGACGAACACCATTGTTTCAAGATGTTATCTTAGATGGTGCTGGTGCGCTTGTTGGAATTCTTTTTGTAGGGATATATTTTGGGAGAAAAATTAAGTAA
- the ccpA gene encoding catabolite control protein A: MDKQTITIYDVAREAAVSMATVSRVVNGNPNVKPATRKKVLEVIDRLDYRPNAVARGLASKKTTTVGVIIPDVSNVYFSSLARGIDDVATMYKYNIILANSDNNSQKEIQVLNTLLAKQVDGIIYMGNKISDELRTQFDRSKTPIILAGSVDSKNEIGSVHIDYVAAVEEAVSDLITHNNKKIAFVSGPLDEAINSEYRLKGYKNALEKHNIRFDEELVFETDYSYRAGEILWPAIVSAGATAAFVGDDELAAGVMNGAQDAGIDVPGEFEVVTSNNSKITEIVRPKLSSITQPLYDIGAVSMRFLTKLMNKEEVTEKVVELPYGFIKRSSTR, from the coding sequence ATGGACAAACAAACAATTACAATTTATGATGTGGCACGGGAAGCGGCTGTATCTATGGCAACTGTTTCGCGGGTTGTTAATGGTAATCCGAATGTTAAACCTGCAACACGGAAAAAAGTTCTGGAAGTAATCGACCGCCTTGATTACCGACCAAATGCTGTAGCACGAGGATTAGCAAGTAAGAAGACAACAACTGTGGGTGTTATAATACCTGATGTTTCTAATGTGTACTTCTCTTCTTTGGCACGAGGAATAGATGATGTTGCAACAATGTACAAATACAACATTATTCTTGCCAATTCAGACAATAATAGCCAAAAAGAGATTCAAGTTCTAAATACATTACTAGCAAAGCAAGTTGATGGCATTATTTACATGGGAAATAAAATTAGTGACGAATTAAGAACGCAATTTGATAGAAGTAAGACACCGATTATTCTAGCTGGTTCTGTTGATTCAAAAAATGAAATCGGCAGTGTGCATATTGACTACGTTGCTGCGGTTGAGGAAGCTGTTTCGGATTTGATTACTCATAATAATAAAAAAATAGCATTTGTTTCTGGACCATTAGATGAAGCTATTAATTCAGAATACCGTTTGAAGGGCTATAAAAATGCTCTTGAGAAACATAATATAAGATTTGATGAGGAATTAGTTTTTGAAACTGACTATAGCTATCGCGCAGGTGAAATTTTGTGGCCAGCAATAGTTTCTGCCGGTGCAACCGCAGCTTTTGTTGGGGATGATGAACTGGCAGCAGGAGTTATGAATGGTGCACAAGATGCTGGAATTGATGTTCCAGGTGAATTTGAAGTAGTTACAAGTAATAATTCTAAGATAACAGAAATTGTTCGTCCAAAATTGTCGTCAATAACTCAGCCTTTATATGATATAGGAGCAGTTTCGATGCGTTTCTTGACAAAGTTGATGAACAAAGAAGAAGTTACAGAAAAAGTCGTTGAGTTACCATATGGTTTCATTAAGCGCTCATCGACTCGGTAA
- a CDS encoding M24 family metallopeptidase, whose product MSHIESIQNWLGENNYQVGYISNFKNIQYLTGFESDPIERVLALLIFPDQDPFIFAPALEVEAVKDTGWKYPVYGYLDHEKPYEIIKSQILQRVKNPQNWAIEKGNLVVGRFETIRQKFPNASFTGDLTPFIEKLQLIKTPDEIKKLEIAGKWADFAFETGFKALSTAKTEQDIVAEIEYALKKKGIMHTSFDTIIQSGVNAAEPHGVPKKDFIKANELVLFDLGVVFDGYISDASRTVAFGDTLSDKARDIYALCLDAQLTAQAAVKPGMTAAELDKIARDIITKAGYGEYFIHRLGHGMGQSEHEFPSIMEGNNLQLEPGMCFSIEPGIYIPGVAGVRIEDCIHVTKTGAEPFTHTSKELQFISNN is encoded by the coding sequence ATGTCACACATTGAATCTATTCAAAACTGGTTAGGAGAAAATAATTATCAAGTAGGCTATATTAGTAACTTCAAAAACATTCAGTATTTGACAGGGTTTGAAAGTGATCCTATCGAACGTGTATTAGCTTTACTTATTTTTCCAGATCAAGATCCATTCATTTTTGCACCAGCATTAGAAGTGGAAGCAGTTAAGGATACCGGTTGGAAATACCCTGTATATGGATATTTAGACCATGAAAAACCTTATGAAATAATTAAATCACAAATTTTACAACGAGTTAAAAATCCTCAAAATTGGGCAATTGAAAAAGGAAACCTTGTCGTAGGACGTTTTGAAACAATCAGACAAAAGTTTCCTAATGCATCTTTTACTGGAGATTTGACACCTTTTATTGAAAAGTTACAACTAATAAAAACCCCAGATGAAATTAAAAAGTTAGAAATTGCTGGAAAATGGGCTGATTTTGCTTTTGAAACAGGTTTTAAAGCCCTAAGTACTGCAAAAACAGAACAAGACATTGTTGCAGAAATCGAATATGCATTGAAGAAAAAAGGTATCATGCACACAAGTTTTGATACAATCATTCAAAGCGGAGTAAATGCCGCAGAACCTCATGGTGTACCAAAAAAAGACTTTATAAAAGCTAATGAACTAGTTTTATTTGACCTTGGAGTTGTCTTCGATGGTTATATCTCTGATGCTAGCCGAACTGTTGCTTTTGGAGATACCTTAAGTGATAAAGCACGTGATATCTATGCTTTGTGCTTGGATGCACAATTAACTGCACAAGCTGCTGTAAAACCAGGAATGACTGCTGCTGAGCTTGATAAAATAGCTCGTGATATTATTACAAAGGCTGGTTATGGAGAATACTTCATTCATCGGTTAGGACACGGCATGGGACAAAGTGAGCATGAATTTCCTTCAATCATGGAAGGAAATAACCTACAACTTGAGCCTGGCATGTGTTTCTCAATTGAGCCTGGAATTTATATTCCTGGAGTAGCTGGTGTCAGAATTGAAGACTGTATCCATGTAACAAAAACAGGTGCTGAGCCATTTACTCATACTTCAAAAGAACTTCAGTTTATTTCAAATAATTGA
- a CDS encoding DUF948 domain-containing protein — MELTLGQLAGLIAAVAFLLLVVFLCVVLAKVGKIMNEVNESVKSMRTDINGLSREAESILAKSNTLLTDVEGKSKTIDPLFQAVADLSESVSDLNNASRGLVTKVSSSTKSVGKTSVAFGVVKKLYNLKKKNK; from the coding sequence ATGGAATTAACATTGGGGCAGCTTGCAGGACTGATTGCGGCAGTTGCATTCTTATTGCTTGTCGTTTTTTTATGTGTTGTTCTGGCAAAAGTCGGGAAAATCATGAATGAAGTAAATGAAAGTGTAAAATCGATGCGTACAGATATTAATGGCCTTTCAAGAGAGGCAGAGTCTATTTTAGCGAAATCGAATACATTACTTACAGATGTTGAGGGCAAGTCAAAAACAATTGATCCACTTTTTCAAGCGGTTGCAGATTTGAGTGAGAGTGTCTCTGACCTAAATAATGCAAGTCGAGGACTAGTTACAAAAGTTTCGTCGTCAACAAAGAGTGTTGGAAAAACTTCAGTTGCATTTGGAGTAGTAAAAAAATTATATAATCTAAAGAAAAAGAATAAATAG
- a CDS encoding mechanosensitive ion channel family protein → MQLFYLKESNLVTSSVSSQVSKQTNILTHFLTKIDWDKILSTFITTTLSLILLSILFLILHWTGKKIISHSFKRAKINDHLSTNRISTIYTLSLNIFHYFILFFYFYAILSVIGVPVGTLIAGAGIFSVALGLGAQGFVKDIVTGFFILLEQQFDVGDEVKIDAISGTIHAVGLRTTQIIDYDGTLHFIPNRNITVVSNLSRNDMRALIDIYFDSSSDIQKMTAIIKDINQELAPKYEEITQGPTILGTVDNGNGILSFRVIVYTKNGAQYAVQRAFLTEYLEVLNQKGFKINNSPISLASATK, encoded by the coding sequence ATGCAATTATTTTATTTAAAAGAATCCAACTTAGTTACCAGCAGCGTTTCAAGCCAAGTTTCTAAGCAAACTAATATTCTCACACATTTTCTTACAAAAATTGATTGGGACAAAATTCTCAGCACCTTTATTACTACAACACTTTCACTTATCCTTTTGTCTATTCTTTTCCTAATTTTGCATTGGACTGGGAAAAAAATTATTAGCCATAGTTTTAAAAGAGCTAAAATAAATGACCACCTTTCAACAAACCGAATAAGTACAATCTATACTTTATCTTTAAATATCTTTCATTATTTTATTCTTTTCTTCTACTTTTATGCCATTTTATCCGTTATTGGCGTTCCCGTAGGTACATTAATTGCTGGAGCTGGAATATTCAGTGTGGCTCTAGGCCTTGGTGCACAAGGATTTGTTAAAGATATTGTGACTGGTTTTTTCATCCTTCTAGAACAACAATTTGATGTAGGTGATGAAGTTAAAATTGATGCAATTAGCGGTACAATTCACGCTGTTGGTCTCAGAACAACTCAAATTATCGACTATGATGGTACGTTACACTTTATTCCAAATAGAAACATCACAGTCGTCAGCAACTTATCACGTAATGATATGCGGGCACTCATTGATATTTATTTTGATTCCTCATCTGATATCCAGAAAATGACAGCAATCATAAAGGATATCAACCAAGAACTTGCTCCAAAGTATGAAGAAATTACACAAGGACCAACAATTCTTGGCACCGTTGATAACGGTAATGGGATTCTATCTTTTCGTGTAATAGTCTATACTAAAAATGGTGCACAATATGCAGTGCAAAGGGCTTTTTTAACTGAATATCTCGAAGTCTTAAATCAAAAGGGCTTTAAAATAAACAATTCACCAATTAGCCTAGCTAGCGCAACTAAGTAA
- a CDS encoding IS1380 family transposase — MKTLQEMAFNFNKNILVSHTGGQLSSDGGLTLCVELMAKFQFTNLADKLLRFNDQRRYCQHSNSSILRQLTLQIIAGYSTDSAATFLEKEPLFKLLLDKPSLASQATISRFWQRFDKDSVSTLQTLNEALIDRVRLLTNQTATIIDIDSTHSDTYGKQEATNYNAHYGTEGYHPLLATDQDGNLLKAVLRPGNAYTSKDVKAFLTPLLKHYQTQLPTTDILVRGDSGFATPEVYDVCEADDVFYIIRLKRNRKLQNLAEKFVKISDQTQWQEKETHYYSEIYQSASWPKPRQIYVKSTRAAGELIFSHEFIVTNLTNLTAETAFELYHKRGQMENYIKEAKAGFFFDKTDSSTFNANAARMMVSVLAYNIVNFLKQLALTKHDSGLCVSTLRIRLFKFAARVVHTGRRIQLRLSSYHVYHRLFYQVLQRIQAIE, encoded by the coding sequence TTGAAAACTTTACAGGAAATGGCATTCAATTTCAACAAGAATATTTTAGTATCGCATACGGGTGGTCAATTATCTTCCGATGGCGGGCTAACATTGTGTGTAGAACTGATGGCAAAGTTTCAGTTCACCAACTTGGCCGATAAACTATTGAGGTTCAATGACCAGCGACGATATTGTCAACACAGTAATTCTAGTATCTTAAGACAGTTAACTCTTCAGATTATTGCCGGTTATAGCACAGATTCTGCGGCAACTTTTTTAGAAAAAGAACCGCTTTTTAAATTATTATTGGATAAACCGTCTTTGGCTTCACAAGCAACAATATCACGTTTTTGGCAACGCTTTGATAAAGATAGTGTTAGCACATTACAGACTTTAAATGAGGCTTTGATCGACCGTGTTCGACTATTAACCAACCAGACAGCCACGATTATTGATATCGATTCGACTCACTCAGACACTTATGGCAAACAGGAAGCCACTAACTACAACGCACATTATGGTACTGAAGGATATCATCCATTACTGGCAACTGATCAAGATGGTAACTTATTGAAAGCTGTCTTGCGTCCTGGAAATGCCTACACCAGCAAAGATGTAAAAGCTTTTTTAACACCACTATTAAAGCATTATCAAACTCAGCTGCCCACGACTGACATTCTGGTTCGTGGTGATAGTGGCTTCGCCACGCCAGAAGTTTACGATGTCTGTGAAGCCGACGATGTGTTTTACATTATTCGACTCAAACGCAATCGGAAACTGCAGAATCTAGCTGAAAAGTTCGTCAAGATCAGTGATCAAACCCAGTGGCAAGAGAAAGAGACTCACTACTACTCTGAAATCTATCAATCAGCATCGTGGCCTAAGCCGCGGCAGATCTATGTTAAATCAACTCGAGCAGCCGGTGAACTGATCTTTTCACATGAATTTATCGTTACTAATCTGACTAATTTAACGGCTGAAACAGCCTTTGAACTGTATCACAAACGCGGCCAAATGGAAAATTACATCAAAGAAGCTAAAGCAGGTTTCTTTTTCGATAAGACTGATAGTTCAACGTTTAATGCCAACGCTGCCCGGATGATGGTTAGTGTACTGGCTTACAATATTGTCAACTTTTTAAAGCAGCTAGCACTGACAAAACATGATTCAGGTTTGTGCGTTAGCACATTGCGGATCCGTTTATTCAAATTTGCGGCACGTGTCGTGCATACTGGCCGACGCATTCAGTTGCGACTGAGCTCGTATCATGTTTACCATCGACTGTTCTACCAGGTTCTACAGCGTATCCAGGCTATTGAATAA